From Draconibacterium halophilum, one genomic window encodes:
- the hutH gene encoding histidine ammonia-lyase, with product MANRIFEITPQNLTFEIIQDILENNIKLKLSEISIELINKSKKYLDKKLAQADKPLYGINTGFGALCDIEISKDGLSKLQENLVVSHACNIGPEIPADVVKLMLLLKAHALSKGNSAVQLITVQRILDLFNNDVLPVVCEQGSLGASGDLAPLAKLFLPLLGLGEVNFEGKKQQSNKVLEKLGWEPITLEAKEGLALLNGTQFMSAHAVYTLLKTFRIIDQGDIIGALSLDAFDGLIEPFSENIQRIRPHKGQAETAKNFRNVLTGSEMQAREKEHIQDPYSFRCIPQVHGAVKDAVTYVATVIETEINSVTDNPTVFPDEDLIISGGNFHGEPLALSLDFLAMAISELGSISERRTYRLISGERGLPEFLVANPGLNSGFMIPQYAAASIVSQNKQLCTPCVVDSIPSSNEQEDHVSMGGNAATKTLKVVLNTEKILAIELYNAAQAMDFRRPIKSSPFIERFIKEYRKKVSFVEEDIVMYEAINKSIDFLNSTKFNRL from the coding sequence ATGGCAAATCGTATTTTCGAAATAACACCCCAAAACCTCACTTTTGAGATCATTCAGGATATTCTGGAAAACAATATAAAGCTTAAACTATCCGAAATATCCATAGAACTTATTAATAAAAGTAAAAAGTATCTCGATAAAAAACTGGCCCAGGCCGATAAACCACTTTACGGAATTAATACCGGATTTGGAGCATTATGCGACATCGAGATTTCGAAAGATGGCTTGAGTAAATTACAGGAAAATCTTGTGGTTTCGCATGCTTGTAATATTGGCCCTGAAATACCGGCAGATGTTGTAAAGCTGATGTTGCTGTTGAAAGCACATGCACTTTCCAAGGGAAATTCAGCAGTGCAGTTGATAACGGTGCAGCGAATTCTTGACCTGTTTAATAATGATGTTTTACCGGTTGTTTGCGAACAAGGATCGCTTGGTGCAAGTGGAGATTTGGCGCCTCTGGCAAAATTATTTCTGCCTTTACTTGGTTTAGGCGAAGTAAATTTTGAAGGAAAAAAACAGCAGTCGAATAAAGTGCTCGAAAAATTGGGGTGGGAGCCCATCACACTGGAAGCAAAGGAGGGCCTGGCCTTGCTAAATGGAACACAGTTTATGAGTGCGCACGCCGTTTATACTTTATTAAAAACCTTTCGGATTATCGATCAGGGCGATATTATCGGAGCACTGTCACTGGATGCTTTTGATGGTTTGATTGAACCGTTTTCGGAAAATATCCAACGTATTCGTCCGCACAAAGGACAGGCAGAAACGGCGAAGAATTTCAGAAATGTATTAACCGGTAGCGAAATGCAGGCCAGAGAAAAAGAGCACATTCAGGATCCTTATTCTTTTCGCTGTATTCCGCAGGTTCATGGTGCTGTAAAAGATGCAGTTACTTATGTCGCAACGGTTATTGAAACAGAAATTAACTCGGTGACGGATAATCCCACGGTTTTCCCGGACGAGGATTTAATCATTTCAGGAGGCAATTTTCATGGTGAACCGTTGGCACTTTCGCTCGATTTTTTGGCAATGGCAATAAGCGAACTGGGCAGTATTTCAGAGCGAAGAACGTACCGATTGATTTCAGGAGAACGCGGATTGCCAGAATTTCTGGTGGCTAATCCGGGGTTAAATTCCGGATTTATGATTCCGCAATATGCAGCCGCTTCAATTGTGAGTCAGAATAAACAGCTTTGTACGCCTTGTGTAGTCGATTCTATTCCATCGTCGAATGAACAGGAAGATCACGTTAGCATGGGCGGAAATGCCGCAACAAAAACGCTTAAAGTGGTTTTGAATACCGAAAAAATTCTGGCGATTGAGTTGTATAATGCGGCTCAGGCGATGGATTTTCGTCGACCAATAAAATCGTCGCCATTTATCGAGCGATTCATTAAAGAGTACCGCAAAAAGGTAAGTTTTGTTGAAGAGGATATTGTAATGTATGAAGCAATTAATAAAAGCATCGATTTTCTCAATAGTACAAAATTTAATCGCTTATAA
- a CDS encoding HD family phosphohydrolase, which produces MYLILPGEPKFKYEYQKGFPWRHENLVAPYDFAILKTANELNNEKTEQINSLVPYFAHDTTQKAESIARLRQDLALDIDSTNTNKKKMFNSLSTKLDELYSNGILLFSVDIYQELKGKNEINKRTGNIVQKEDIDQLNSEKSAYNALLNTRQKLVSEGNNFPWLNDLDLERYITANLSYDNETSQKEIDEITQSISATRGMVKQGQRIVLEGEIVDAEKYQMLESLKASYEKERGKDVNRYMVSIGKVLLISVLISLIFIFLLLYRRDILQQLNKLSFMLMLMTGIILLSNFINTFPNLHIYMVPFAVFPIMIRTFFDSRTAIFTLIISTLLMGFYAPNNYEFILLEVSAGIIAVFSLNKMHRRVHLVLAALWVFLTYAVIFTALNLIHDGTFLSYDYSMLKWFAISSVLILLVYPLVYIFEKLFGFVSDVTLIEISDSNQPLLRKLAEQAPGTFQHSMQIANLAEEVILRIGGNPFLVRAGALYHDIGKIGRPNFFIENQAVGMNPHDRISHLKSAEVIIDHVKNGVKMAQKHKLPAVIIEFIATHHGTTKAKYFYLKHQEQNPDKTVDANAFDYPGPLPRSKEAAVVMLVDGIEAASRSMKEKTHENLKALIDSMIDKKIEDKQLDDSNLTFRDIDTIKATLLEKLINIYHIRIEYPDEKKEKKK; this is translated from the coding sequence TTGTACTTAATATTGCCCGGAGAGCCAAAATTTAAGTACGAATACCAGAAAGGATTTCCGTGGCGCCACGAAAACCTGGTGGCACCTTACGACTTTGCGATTTTAAAAACAGCAAACGAACTGAATAATGAAAAAACAGAACAGATTAATTCGCTAGTTCCTTATTTTGCCCACGATACTACCCAAAAAGCCGAGAGTATAGCTCGCTTGCGCCAGGATCTTGCACTCGATATTGACTCGACCAATACGAATAAGAAGAAAATGTTTAATTCGCTATCAACAAAACTAGATGAGCTTTACAGCAATGGCATTTTACTCTTTTCTGTTGATATTTATCAAGAACTGAAAGGTAAAAACGAAATAAATAAGCGTACTGGAAATATCGTTCAAAAAGAAGATATTGACCAACTAAATTCCGAGAAATCGGCTTACAACGCGCTTTTAAACACAAGACAAAAACTAGTTAGCGAAGGAAATAATTTCCCGTGGCTAAACGACCTTGACCTTGAACGGTACATAACAGCAAATCTTTCGTACGACAACGAAACCAGCCAGAAAGAGATTGATGAAATTACCCAATCAATTTCAGCTACACGCGGCATGGTAAAACAGGGACAACGAATTGTACTCGAGGGCGAAATTGTTGATGCTGAAAAATACCAGATGCTGGAATCGTTAAAGGCCAGTTACGAAAAAGAACGCGGAAAAGATGTAAACAGATACATGGTCTCTATTGGTAAAGTGTTACTTATTTCGGTATTAATCAGTTTAATTTTTATATTTCTACTGCTTTACCGGCGCGACATTCTTCAACAGCTAAATAAATTGAGTTTTATGCTCATGCTTATGACGGGCATTATTTTACTGTCGAACTTTATAAATACCTTTCCTAATCTGCACATTTACATGGTTCCGTTTGCAGTATTCCCGATAATGATACGCACTTTCTTCGATTCGCGAACGGCCATTTTTACGCTTATCATCTCCACCTTGCTAATGGGTTTTTATGCACCAAATAATTACGAATTTATACTGCTGGAGGTATCGGCAGGTATTATTGCGGTTTTTAGTCTGAATAAAATGCACCGGCGTGTACACCTGGTATTGGCAGCATTATGGGTATTTTTAACCTACGCGGTTATTTTTACGGCGCTAAACCTGATACATGACGGTACATTTTTATCATATGACTACTCGATGTTAAAGTGGTTTGCTATAAGCAGTGTACTTATTCTGTTAGTTTATCCATTGGTATATATATTCGAAAAACTTTTTGGATTTGTATCAGATGTTACACTGATAGAAATATCAGACAGCAATCAGCCATTGTTGCGCAAACTTGCCGAACAGGCTCCCGGAACTTTTCAGCACTCGATGCAAATTGCCAACCTTGCCGAAGAGGTAATTCTTCGTATTGGAGGAAATCCGTTTTTGGTACGGGCCGGGGCTCTTTATCACGACATTGGCAAAATTGGCCGCCCAAATTTTTTCATCGAAAACCAGGCAGTGGGAATGAATCCTCACGACCGTATCAGCCATTTAAAAAGTGCCGAAGTTATTATTGACCATGTAAAAAATGGTGTGAAAATGGCACAAAAACACAAGCTTCCGGCAGTGATAATTGAGTTTATTGCTACACATCATGGCACTACAAAAGCAAAATATTTCTATCTGAAACACCAGGAACAAAACCCCGACAAGACCGTTGATGCAAATGCATTCGATTACCCGGGGCCTCTTCCACGCTCGAAAGAAGCAGCAGTTGTTATGTTGGTTGACGGAATTGAAGCTGCCTCTCGCAGTATGAAAGAAAAGACACACGAGAACCTAAAGGCGCTTATTGATAGCATGATCGACAAAAAAATTGAAGATAAACAACTGGATGACTCTAATCTTACGTTCAGAGATATTGATACAATTAAAGCAACTCTTTTAGAGAAACTGATAAATATTTACCATATACGAATTGAATACCCCGACGAAAAAAAGGAAAAAAAGAAGTAG
- a CDS encoding DMT family transporter, giving the protein MKLIYTTIVLLIGFLLAIQGSINTQLTTYLKHPMQGALISFFVGFLALLALNFIFKTEVPNWGHLNTAPWYVFAGGLLGAIFVSSVIFFIPKIGVTTVLAASIAGQLIAASVIDHFGFFGLDQHPVSMGKIGGIVLLAFGIFLIQKY; this is encoded by the coding sequence ATGAAATTAATATATACAACAATTGTTTTACTAATTGGCTTTTTACTGGCAATTCAGGGAAGTATTAATACCCAACTAACGACCTATTTAAAACACCCGATGCAAGGAGCTTTAATAAGTTTTTTTGTGGGTTTTCTGGCACTTCTCGCATTAAATTTCATATTTAAAACAGAAGTTCCAAACTGGGGGCATTTAAATACGGCTCCATGGTATGTATTTGCGGGCGGCTTGCTGGGAGCAATTTTTGTTTCGTCGGTTATCTTTTTCATACCAAAGATTGGCGTCACCACCGTTTTGGCGGCGTCTATTGCCGGACAACTCATTGCAGCTTCTGTTATTGATCATTTTGGGTTTTTCGGTTTGGACCAGCACCCCGTTTCAATGGGTAAAATCGGAGGAATTGTTTTATTAGCCTTTGGCATTTTCCTTATCCAAAAATATTGA
- the hisS gene encoding histidine--tRNA ligase, whose translation MAQKPSIPKGTRDFSPAEMVRRNYIFNTIKAVFRLYGFQPIETPAMENLSTLMGKYGEEGDKLLFKILNSGDFISKVPQEMLDEKNSNKLTSKLSEKGLRYDLTVPFARYVVQYRNDIAFPFKRYQIQPVWRADRPQKGRYREFYQCDVDVIGSNSLLNEVELVQIIDKVFQRLGINTTVKINNRKILAGIAEAIGEADRMVDITVAIDKLDKIGLEKVNAEMLDKGISQDAVDKLQPILKLEGSTVEKLAQIEEVIGATKIGAKGIAEMRTTFGYLENIDLNTIVEFDLTLARGLNYYTGAIFEVKSNDVQIGSICGGGRYDDLTGIFGMPDVSGVGVSFGAERIYDVLVQLDAFPEESLETTKVLFVNFGEKEEAYCLPVLAQLRENGINAEIFPESAKMKKQMTYANRKQISFVILAGDNEMAASKFTLKNMETGEQQLLGSEELINILK comes from the coding sequence ATGGCACAAAAACCTTCGATACCAAAAGGTACCCGAGATTTTTCACCGGCAGAAATGGTGAGAAGAAACTATATTTTCAATACCATTAAAGCTGTTTTTCGTTTATACGGATTTCAACCCATTGAAACACCGGCAATGGAAAACCTTTCCACTTTAATGGGGAAATATGGCGAAGAGGGGGATAAGCTGCTGTTTAAAATTTTGAATTCAGGTGATTTTATTTCGAAAGTTCCGCAGGAAATGCTGGACGAGAAAAACTCGAATAAACTCACTTCGAAGCTTTCGGAGAAAGGATTACGTTATGATTTAACAGTACCTTTTGCCCGGTACGTGGTGCAATACCGAAATGATATTGCTTTCCCGTTTAAACGCTACCAGATTCAACCGGTTTGGCGTGCCGACCGACCACAGAAAGGGCGATACCGCGAGTTTTACCAGTGCGATGTAGATGTAATCGGTAGTAACAGTTTGCTAAATGAAGTGGAATTGGTACAAATTATTGATAAGGTTTTTCAACGATTGGGAATTAATACGACGGTGAAAATTAACAATCGTAAAATTCTTGCCGGAATTGCAGAAGCCATTGGCGAAGCCGACCGGATGGTGGATATTACTGTTGCCATTGATAAATTGGATAAAATAGGTTTGGAAAAGGTAAATGCCGAAATGCTGGATAAAGGGATTTCGCAGGATGCTGTGGATAAACTTCAACCAATTTTAAAATTGGAAGGCAGTACCGTTGAAAAACTGGCTCAAATTGAAGAGGTAATTGGTGCCACCAAAATTGGCGCCAAAGGTATTGCCGAAATGCGCACCACGTTTGGCTACCTCGAAAACATTGATTTAAATACAATTGTTGAATTTGATCTGACCCTGGCACGTGGCTTAAATTACTATACCGGTGCTATTTTCGAAGTTAAATCGAACGACGTACAAATTGGCAGTATATGCGGTGGTGGCCGTTACGACGACCTGACTGGTATTTTCGGAATGCCCGATGTTTCGGGTGTTGGTGTTTCGTTTGGTGCAGAGCGTATTTACGATGTACTGGTTCAGTTAGATGCTTTTCCTGAAGAATCGCTGGAAACCACAAAAGTGTTATTTGTGAACTTTGGAGAAAAAGAAGAAGCGTATTGTTTGCCGGTTTTGGCTCAGCTTCGGGAAAATGGTATTAATGCCGAGATCTTTCCCGAAAGTGCAAAAATGAAAAAGCAAATGACTTATGCTAACCGTAAGCAAATTTCGTTTGTAATTCTGGCAGGTGATAATGAAATGGCTGCCAGTAAGTTTACCCTAAAAAATATGGAAACAGGCGAGCAACAACTGCTTGGCTCTGAAGAACTGATAAATATCCTTAAATAG
- the rluF gene encoding 23S rRNA pseudouridine(2604) synthase RluF, translating into MESKRLNKAISETGYCSRREADRLIESGKVKVNGELVGLGVQITANDRIEVDGQIITKEVPNIYLAFHKPVGITCTTDTTKKDNIVDFINFPERIFPVGRLDKPSEGLIFMTNDGDIVNKILRAGNQHEKEYIVSVNRKITQSFIRQMSNGVPILDTVTKKCQVERINDFTFNIVLTQGLNRQIRRMCSHLGYEVTRLKRVRIMNIKLGKLKRGEYRHFTPDELKQINRLVANSSKTEEASED; encoded by the coding sequence ATGGAAAGCAAACGATTAAATAAGGCCATTTCGGAAACCGGCTATTGTTCGCGACGCGAAGCCGACCGACTAATTGAAAGTGGGAAAGTAAAAGTTAATGGAGAACTGGTTGGTCTGGGCGTTCAGATAACAGCAAATGATCGGATTGAAGTTGATGGACAAATCATTACCAAAGAAGTTCCGAATATCTACCTTGCTTTTCATAAACCCGTTGGAATTACCTGTACCACTGACACAACCAAGAAAGATAACATCGTTGATTTTATCAATTTCCCGGAGCGCATCTTCCCCGTGGGACGGTTAGACAAACCCAGCGAGGGACTCATTTTTATGACCAACGACGGCGATATTGTAAACAAAATACTTCGCGCCGGCAATCAACACGAAAAAGAATACATTGTAAGTGTAAACCGAAAAATCACCCAGTCATTTATCCGGCAAATGAGCAATGGAGTCCCCATTCTTGATACGGTTACAAAAAAATGCCAGGTGGAACGCATCAACGACTTTACTTTCAATATTGTTTTGACACAGGGCCTGAATCGGCAAATCCGAAGGATGTGCTCACATCTGGGCTATGAAGTTACCCGATTAAAACGTGTTCGAATTATGAATATAAAACTTGGCAAACTAAAACGCGGAGAATACCGCCATTTTACGCCTGATGAGCTAAAACAAATCAATCGTTTGGTTGCCAACTCCAGCAAAACAGAAGAAGCTTCGGAAGATTAA
- a CDS encoding thioredoxin family protein codes for MKTRFITLTMAVFLLFGYTSCNAKAEKNNSEKPAESVSEAGKATTMLTKEIFLEEIWDYENSPKEWKFKGDKPALIDFYADWCGPCRTAAPILEEVATEFADKVTVYKIDTQVERELAAVFGVKSIPAFLYIPMEGKPTMASGIARTKEDTKKMFKENINTILLKKE; via the coding sequence ATGAAAACAAGATTTATTACTCTCACGATGGCTGTTTTTCTGTTGTTTGGGTACACCTCATGCAATGCAAAAGCAGAGAAAAATAATAGTGAAAAACCGGCAGAATCAGTTTCTGAGGCAGGAAAAGCGACAACCATGTTAACTAAAGAAATATTTCTGGAAGAAATATGGGATTATGAAAATTCACCAAAAGAATGGAAATTCAAAGGTGATAAACCTGCTTTAATCGATTTTTATGCCGATTGGTGCGGACCATGCAGAACAGCGGCTCCTATTTTGGAAGAAGTAGCTACCGAATTTGCCGACAAAGTAACGGTTTATAAAATTGATACACAGGTTGAACGCGAACTGGCTGCTGTGTTTGGTGTAAAAAGTATTCCGGCATTTCTTTACATTCCAATGGAAGGTAAGCCGACAATGGCTTCGGGTATTGCACGTACCAAAGAAGATACCAAAAAGATGTTTAAGGAAAACATTAATACTATTTTACTGAAGAAAGAATAG
- a CDS encoding S41 family peptidase produces the protein MKNLATTTILFFLAVAIFIGCSKDDPSPDGPEASEYTKKINKFIYEAMNDIYLWYDELPDIDYKYENDPKAYFTKLLYVDDKWSYITDDVDALEASFEGTEKTYGWSLAFYNLIEIQKIVAIVEYVYPETPASAAGFKRGDILMKIDGNDLSQSNYRELLYSDQADVTIGIPAESNIVPDTTIRLTSSVLTLNPVLTTNIVEHDGRKIGYIFYAQFISDFNNALDEAFASLISQGATDLVVDLRYNPGGTITAAQHLCSCIAPVYVVDNNSILVTYKWNDKYQDYFIDRQIMSQVEVYFDNQVPTKMGLNRVHFLTGSGTASASELSITGLKAYMNEVVTVGDTTYGKYTASITLKPEDYYNETYSEEIANWGLQPIVLRYANAAGVTDFKNGFAPDIPVDDDLFATFPLGDKNDPLFKAAIEDITGTPVVAMKSAPKVTFDYKIFDRGFSRFDANKREMLIEQIQWPE, from the coding sequence ATGAAAAATTTAGCGACGACAACCATACTGTTTTTTTTAGCCGTGGCAATTTTTATTGGTTGCTCAAAAGATGATCCTAGTCCCGACGGACCGGAGGCTTCGGAATATACAAAAAAGATAAATAAGTTCATTTACGAAGCAATGAATGATATTTACCTTTGGTACGATGAATTACCTGATATTGACTATAAGTACGAAAACGATCCGAAAGCCTATTTTACTAAATTGCTTTATGTAGATGATAAATGGTCGTACATTACCGATGATGTGGATGCACTGGAAGCCAGTTTTGAAGGAACTGAAAAAACATATGGTTGGTCCCTGGCATTTTATAATCTCATTGAGATTCAAAAAATTGTTGCAATAGTTGAATATGTCTATCCTGAAACACCTGCATCAGCAGCAGGATTCAAACGTGGTGACATTTTAATGAAGATAGATGGGAATGACCTTTCGCAATCAAATTATCGTGAATTACTATACAGTGATCAAGCAGATGTTACAATTGGTATTCCGGCTGAAAGCAATATTGTTCCAGATACAACCATTCGCCTCACCTCTTCGGTATTAACCCTTAATCCGGTATTAACAACCAATATTGTTGAACATGATGGCAGAAAAATAGGCTATATTTTTTACGCCCAATTTATTTCAGATTTCAACAATGCACTCGATGAAGCTTTTGCTAGTTTAATAAGCCAGGGAGCTACTGACCTTGTTGTAGATCTTAGATATAATCCGGGAGGAACAATTACTGCAGCGCAACACTTGTGCTCGTGCATTGCTCCTGTTTACGTTGTAGACAACAACAGCATTCTTGTCACTTATAAATGGAATGATAAATACCAGGATTACTTTATCGACCGACAAATTATGAGCCAGGTTGAGGTTTATTTCGACAACCAGGTACCAACAAAAATGGGATTAAACCGGGTTCATTTCCTTACCGGGTCTGGAACTGCATCAGCTTCTGAGCTTTCAATAACAGGACTAAAAGCCTACATGAATGAGGTGGTAACAGTAGGAGATACAACTTACGGAAAATACACGGCATCAATCACGTTAAAACCAGAAGATTATTACAACGAAACTTATAGCGAAGAAATAGCTAACTGGGGCTTGCAACCTATTGTTTTGCGCTATGCCAATGCGGCAGGTGTTACCGATTTTAAAAACGGTTTTGCCCCCGATATTCCGGTTGATGATGATCTGTTTGCCACCTTCCCTCTTGGCGATAAAAACGATCCGCTGTTTAAAGCAGCCATTGAAGACATAACCGGAACACCTGTTGTGGCAATGAAAAGTGCTCCAAAAGTTACTTTCGATTATAAAATATTTGATCGTGGTTTTTCACGCTTCGATGCAAACAAACGGGAAATGCTAATAGAGCAAATTCAATGGCCTGAATAG
- a CDS encoding GAF domain-containing protein: protein MATIIAVLHHKMDYFFWTGYYLIEDGEMTVNSYQGPVACQILEKDKGVCWAAFNKKETVIVEDVHAFPDHIACDARSNSEIVVPLKNNAGEIIGVLDIDSSEKDAFSDVDARWLEKILELIWS, encoded by the coding sequence ATGGCAACCATAATTGCAGTGCTCCACCATAAAATGGATTACTTTTTCTGGACGGGATACTACCTAATTGAGGATGGAGAAATGACTGTAAACTCCTACCAGGGGCCTGTTGCCTGCCAGATATTGGAAAAAGATAAAGGTGTTTGCTGGGCTGCTTTCAACAAAAAAGAAACAGTTATCGTTGAAGATGTGCACGCATTCCCGGATCACATTGCCTGCGATGCACGCTCGAATTCAGAGATAGTAGTTCCGCTTAAAAATAATGCCGGTGAAATAATTGGTGTTTTGGATATCGACAGCTCGGAAAAGGATGCTTTCTCTGATGTGGATGCACGCTGGCTAGAGAAAATTCTGGAATTAATTTGGAGCTAA
- a CDS encoding metallophosphoesterase, with product MSILFWGISIVIFAGFCLFMFGIKHVKQSDTYIYVGYLVVSFALFYIPKFVFIIFVLLKDIQLLIQKIFNWLKRKKNKGLTPNNSGRKMERAEFLYQMGLVLAAVPFASILYGVTKGKFNYRVMRESLHFEKLPKSFRGLKIVQISDMHLGSFNKKFDQVAKAVELINEQEADILLFTGDLVNNFAEETEGWAPVLSQLKAKIGKYSVLGNHDYGDYSEWKSEAEKEKNLAAIKKFHQKIGFRLLLNETETISINNEEIALAGVENWGKPPFPQHGNLKEALKSTDDQSFKILMSHDPSHWDEEVIKTTDIDLTFSGHTHGMQFGIERAGIKWSPVQYKYPRWGGLYRENKQFLYVNRGFGYIGFPGRIGMPPEITVVELT from the coding sequence TTGAGCATACTTTTCTGGGGGATATCAATTGTTATTTTTGCAGGCTTTTGCCTGTTTATGTTCGGGATAAAGCATGTAAAACAGTCCGACACCTATATTTATGTCGGCTACCTTGTTGTAAGTTTTGCCTTGTTTTATATCCCCAAATTTGTATTCATCATATTTGTATTATTAAAAGATATCCAGTTACTAATTCAAAAGATTTTTAACTGGCTAAAGAGAAAAAAGAATAAAGGTTTAACACCAAATAATTCGGGAAGGAAAATGGAGAGAGCAGAGTTTTTATATCAAATGGGACTGGTTTTAGCAGCTGTCCCATTTGCATCAATTCTTTATGGAGTAACAAAAGGGAAATTCAATTACCGCGTAATGCGCGAAAGTTTACATTTTGAGAAATTGCCAAAATCATTTCGTGGATTAAAGATTGTTCAGATATCGGATATGCACCTGGGGAGTTTCAATAAAAAATTCGACCAGGTAGCAAAAGCCGTTGAGTTAATTAATGAACAAGAAGCGGACATTCTTTTGTTTACCGGCGACCTGGTAAATAATTTTGCGGAAGAAACCGAGGGCTGGGCACCAGTTTTATCGCAACTAAAAGCCAAAATTGGTAAATATTCTGTACTTGGTAATCACGACTATGGCGATTATTCGGAATGGAAATCGGAAGCCGAAAAAGAGAAAAATCTTGCGGCAATCAAGAAATTTCATCAGAAAATTGGTTTTCGCTTGTTGTTGAATGAAACAGAAACCATCTCGATAAACAACGAAGAAATAGCATTGGCAGGAGTTGAAAACTGGGGAAAACCACCGTTTCCACAGCACGGTAATTTGAAAGAAGCACTGAAAAGTACTGACGACCAATCGTTCAAAATTTTAATGAGCCACGATCCTTCGCACTGGGACGAAGAAGTAATAAAAACCACCGATATTGATCTAACATTTTCGGGACATACACACGGTATGCAATTCGGTATTGAACGTGCCGGAATAAAATGGAGCCCCGTACAATACAAATATCCGCGCTGGGGTGGATTGTATCGCGAGAACAAACAATTTCTATATGTAAACCGCGGTTTCGGATACATTGGTTTCCCGGGAAGAATTGGCATGCCCCCGGAGATTACTGTAGTGGAATTAACTTAA
- a CDS encoding NigD1/NigD2 family lipoprotein codes for MKKLAFGILMGLLVAFTSCLDDDDNYSLGDYWIGFGIYKGDGEGVGSLVMDNGYVLVPAATSGSGWFHNISDGDRILVNYTILDEDETSSSEERYFVKINDISDVLMKGILDITEENEDSIGNDPIIVEDAWITDSLLSFRLKYWGYNETHFLNLVKEPGELTADDQPIQLELRHNANEDEESVPYTAYVSFSLNSLRINGLDSVRFEVVATDYQGIAYQDSGVFNYSNLELPTP; via the coding sequence ATGAAAAAATTAGCATTTGGAATTTTAATGGGATTACTGGTGGCATTTACCAGTTGTTTGGATGATGATGATAATTATTCCCTGGGAGATTATTGGATTGGTTTTGGAATTTACAAAGGAGATGGAGAAGGAGTTGGAAGCCTGGTAATGGATAATGGTTATGTTCTGGTTCCTGCAGCTACATCAGGTTCAGGGTGGTTCCATAATATTTCTGATGGCGACCGTATTTTGGTGAACTACACTATTTTGGATGAAGATGAAACCAGTAGTTCAGAAGAACGCTATTTTGTGAAGATAAACGATATCAGTGATGTATTGATGAAAGGCATTCTGGATATCACTGAAGAAAATGAGGATAGTATTGGTAACGATCCGATAATTGTTGAAGATGCATGGATTACCGACAGTTTGTTGAGTTTCAGACTAAAGTACTGGGGGTATAATGAAACTCATTTTTTAAACCTGGTAAAAGAACCCGGAGAGCTAACGGCTGATGATCAGCCCATTCAACTGGAGTTGAGACACAATGCCAACGAAGATGAAGAATCGGTTCCGTATACCGCTTATGTATCGTTTAGTTTGAATAGCTTGCGAATAAATGGTCTGGATTCGGTACGTTTTGAAGTTGTTGCAACCGACTACCAAGGCATTGCTTACCAAGACAGTGGCGTATTTAATTATAGTAATTTGGAATTACCTACGCCATAA
- a CDS encoding DUF4870 domain-containing protein, with product MHRIIDDPKERQWGMFVHIAALATFILPVAGNIIGPLIIYLIKKDEYEFVNEQGKEVLNFQITWSIIFFISIIFIIVGIGILMLVGFGIAWLVLVIVASVSASNGTPYKYPFTIRFLQ from the coding sequence ATGCATCGAATTATAGATGATCCTAAGGAACGCCAATGGGGAATGTTCGTTCATATAGCAGCTTTGGCAACTTTTATTTTGCCGGTAGCCGGTAATATAATTGGCCCCCTAATTATTTATCTTATAAAGAAAGATGAATATGAATTTGTAAATGAACAGGGCAAGGAAGTGCTTAATTTTCAGATTACCTGGTCAATCATCTTTTTCATTTCAATCATTTTTATTATTGTGGGAATTGGTATTTTAATGTTGGTCGGATTCGGAATTGCCTGGCTGGTTTTGGTAATTGTTGCATCGGTATCGGCAAGCAACGGAACGCCTTATAAATACCCTTTTACCATCCGCTTTTTGCAATAA